Proteins encoded in a region of the Pseudomonas shahriarae genome:
- a CDS encoding RimK family protein produces MSAVQSHWREVSEQTVAATITSGGYFSTPPKSASQVVIIVERKEDWASYFPSEDIVTAQEYLEHPRENEAGKRVQVINLCRSYKYLGHGYYCSLLAEARGHKVIPSVRTISELTKKSLYGLALDDLDKTLDKALSHHLYSNTEGFTLTLYFGRTNIEPLQDLARQLFEAFPCPILLVEFRKHNGWHIEGIKSGVLHKLRDDQEDQFAHALDNFSRRIWRQPRSRRLARYDLAILHDPQEQLPPSNAKALENFVRVGRGLGIDVELIERKDYARLAEYDALLIRETTSVDNHTYRFAKKAESEGLVVMDDPASILRCTNKVYLTDLLNSHQLGMPATEILYKERPEDFERVGERLGFPLVLKIPDGCFSRGVIKVESQEALLAATAELFEHSVLLLAQEFFYTEYDWRIGVLNRKPIFACQYFMSKGHWQIYNHKAIGQDINGECRTLAVHEAPKAVVELAVKTANLIGDGLYGVDLKQSGNKVVVIEVNDNPNMDAGIEDAYLQDDLYSLVLEEFVRRLELKRQGQVW; encoded by the coding sequence ATGTCAGCGGTACAAAGTCATTGGCGAGAAGTATCCGAGCAAACCGTCGCGGCGACAATAACTTCCGGCGGATATTTTTCTACACCGCCCAAGAGTGCAAGCCAAGTTGTGATTATTGTAGAACGCAAGGAAGACTGGGCCTCGTACTTCCCCAGTGAAGATATTGTCACTGCCCAGGAATACCTCGAACACCCCCGGGAGAACGAGGCCGGCAAACGGGTCCAGGTCATCAACCTGTGCCGCAGCTACAAGTACCTGGGGCATGGCTATTACTGCTCGCTGCTGGCCGAGGCGCGGGGGCACAAGGTGATTCCGTCGGTGCGCACCATCAGCGAATTGACGAAAAAATCCTTGTATGGCCTGGCCCTGGATGACCTGGATAAAACCCTCGACAAAGCATTGAGTCATCACCTCTACAGTAATACCGAAGGTTTTACCCTGACCCTTTATTTTGGTCGAACCAATATTGAGCCGTTGCAGGATTTGGCCCGGCAGTTGTTTGAAGCGTTTCCTTGTCCGATCTTGTTAGTTGAGTTTCGCAAGCATAACGGCTGGCATATCGAAGGCATCAAGTCCGGGGTGCTGCATAAGTTGCGCGATGATCAGGAAGATCAATTCGCCCACGCCCTGGACAACTTCAGCCGCAGGATCTGGCGTCAACCGCGCTCCCGGCGCCTGGCCCGTTATGACCTGGCAATCCTGCATGATCCCCAGGAGCAGCTGCCGCCGTCCAATGCCAAGGCCCTGGAAAATTTCGTGCGGGTGGGCAGGGGTTTGGGGATTGATGTCGAGCTGATTGAGCGCAAGGACTACGCGCGACTGGCCGAATACGACGCCTTGTTGATCCGCGAAACCACCAGTGTCGACAACCACACCTATCGCTTCGCCAAAAAGGCCGAGAGTGAAGGGCTGGTGGTGATGGACGACCCGGCGTCGATCCTGCGTTGTACCAATAAGGTCTACCTCACGGACCTGCTCAACAGCCATCAATTGGGCATGCCCGCTACCGAAATTCTGTACAAGGAGCGACCGGAAGATTTCGAACGGGTTGGCGAGCGCCTGGGCTTCCCCCTGGTGCTGAAAATCCCCGACGGTTGTTTCTCCCGAGGGGTGATTAAAGTGGAAAGCCAGGAGGCGCTGCTGGCCGCCACGGCAGAGTTGTTCGAACACTCGGTGTTGCTGCTGGCCCAGGAGTTTTTCTATACCGAGTACGACTGGCGCATCGGCGTCCTCAACCGCAAGCCGATCTTTGCCTGCCAATACTTTATGTCCAAGGGCCATTGGCAGATCTACAACCACAAGGCCATCGGCCAGGATATCAACGGCGAGTGCCGGACCCTGGCGGTGCACGAGGCGCCCAAGGCCGTGGTGGAACTGGCGGTCAAGACCGCTAACCTGATCGGTGACGGGTTATACGGCGTGGACCTGAAGCAGTCCGGCAACAAGGTGGTGGTGATCGAGGTCAACGACAACCCGAACATGGACGCCGGGATCGAAGACGCCTACTTGCAGGACGACTTGTACTCCCTGGTGCTGGAGGAGTTCGTGCGCCGCCTGGAGCTCAAACGCCAGGGCCAGGTCTGGTGA
- a CDS encoding GNAT family N-acetyltransferase/peptidase C39 family protein has translation MTLFFRVATLDDLPALVALEQHCFTTDRLSARSFQWMISRAHAQLLVAENTGQLLGYALVLFHRGTSLARLYSLAIAAPARGMGLGKQLLARIEACAVAHDCAYLRLEVRTDNPGAIALYEHSGYRRFALINDYYADHTDALRLEKRILQHTDARALSVPYYPQTTDFTCGAACLLMAMGALLPGRESLRREELQIWREATTVFMTAGHGGCSPQGLALAAWRRGFKVRMQVNVRGPLFLDGVRDPHKKEVMRLVHEGFEEDLANSDVQQVFGGALDLAQVLGDGGQPLVLISSYRLTRSKSPHWVIVTDCDQEFVYLHDPDVDHSQHRRPMDCQHLPVSHGEFERMCRFGSRQLRAAVVLYR, from the coding sequence ATGACTCTTTTCTTTCGCGTTGCAACCCTGGATGACCTGCCAGCACTGGTGGCCCTGGAACAGCACTGTTTCACCACAGACCGGCTGTCTGCCCGCAGTTTCCAGTGGATGATCAGCCGCGCCCATGCGCAGCTGCTGGTGGCCGAAAATACCGGGCAATTGCTGGGTTATGCCCTGGTGCTGTTCCATCGCGGCACCTCGCTGGCGCGCCTGTACTCCCTGGCCATTGCCGCGCCGGCCCGGGGCATGGGCCTGGGCAAGCAATTGCTGGCGCGCATCGAGGCCTGCGCCGTGGCGCACGACTGTGCGTACCTGCGCCTTGAGGTGCGCACCGACAACCCTGGCGCTATTGCCCTGTATGAACACAGTGGCTACCGGCGCTTTGCCCTGATCAACGACTATTACGCCGACCATACCGACGCCCTGCGCCTGGAAAAACGCATCCTCCAGCACACTGACGCACGGGCCTTGAGTGTGCCCTACTACCCGCAGACCACCGACTTCACCTGCGGCGCAGCCTGCCTGTTGATGGCCATGGGCGCCCTGTTACCTGGGCGTGAGTCTCTGCGCCGCGAAGAGCTGCAGATCTGGCGCGAAGCAACCACCGTGTTCATGACCGCCGGCCACGGCGGCTGCAGCCCCCAAGGCCTGGCCCTGGCCGCCTGGCGCCGGGGGTTTAAGGTGCGCATGCAGGTCAACGTGCGCGGGCCGCTGTTTCTCGATGGGGTGCGCGACCCGCATAAAAAAGAGGTGATGCGCCTGGTGCATGAGGGGTTCGAGGAGGATTTGGCCAACAGTGATGTGCAGCAGGTATTCGGCGGTGCGTTGGACCTGGCGCAGGTCCTCGGTGATGGCGGCCAGCCACTGGTGCTGATCAGCAGCTACCGGCTGACGCGCTCCAAGTCACCGCACTGGGTAATCGTGACCGACTGCGATCAAGAGTTTGTCTACCTGCATGATCCCGACGTGGACCATAGCCAGCATCGCCGCCCCATGGACTGCCAGCATTTGCCGGTCAGCCACGGGGAGTTCGAGCGGATGTGCCGTTTTGGCAGCCGTCAGCTGCGGGCGGCGGTGGTGCTATACCGGTAA
- the sfnG gene encoding dimethylsulfone monooxygenase SfnG, with translation MTQQAVKFAYWVPNVSGGLVVSKVEQRTDWGIDYNRKLAQLAEAAGFEYALTQIRFTAGYGAEYQHESVAFSHALLAATTQLKVIAAILPGPWQPALAAKQLATIDQLTQGRVAVNIVSGWFKGEFQAIGEHWLEHDERYRRSEEFIRALKGIWTQDDFTFKGDFYRFNHYSLKPKPLTQPHPEIFQGGSSRAARDMAARVSDWYFTNGNTPEGIKAQVDDIRAKAAANHHSVKVGVNAFVIARDTEQEAQAVLAEIIDKADPQAVNAFGDAARQAGKASPEGEGNWAKSSFADLVQYNDGFKTNLIGTPRQIAERIVALKAVGVDLVLAGFLHFQEEVEYFGQRVLPLVRELEAKAAATGSARALPV, from the coding sequence ATGACTCAGCAAGCCGTGAAATTTGCCTATTGGGTGCCCAATGTCAGTGGTGGCCTGGTGGTCAGCAAGGTTGAACAACGTACCGACTGGGGCATCGACTACAACCGCAAGCTGGCCCAGTTGGCCGAGGCGGCGGGGTTTGAGTATGCCCTGACGCAAATCCGTTTCACCGCCGGCTATGGTGCTGAATACCAACATGAATCCGTGGCCTTCAGCCATGCGTTGCTGGCGGCCACGACCCAACTCAAGGTGATCGCCGCGATCCTGCCGGGGCCCTGGCAACCGGCGCTGGCGGCCAAGCAGTTGGCGACCATTGATCAACTGACCCAAGGCCGGGTGGCGGTGAACATCGTCAGTGGCTGGTTCAAGGGCGAGTTCCAGGCCATTGGCGAGCACTGGCTGGAGCATGACGAGCGCTATCGGCGCTCCGAAGAGTTTATCCGCGCGTTGAAAGGCATCTGGACCCAGGACGATTTCACCTTCAAGGGTGACTTCTACCGGTTCAACCATTACAGCCTCAAGCCCAAGCCCCTGACTCAGCCGCACCCGGAAATTTTCCAGGGTGGCAGCTCCCGGGCTGCGCGGGACATGGCGGCGCGGGTGTCGGACTGGTATTTCACCAACGGCAACACGCCCGAGGGGATCAAGGCCCAGGTCGATGATATCCGCGCCAAGGCTGCGGCCAATCACCATTCGGTAAAAGTCGGGGTCAACGCGTTTGTGATCGCCCGCGACACCGAGCAAGAGGCCCAGGCGGTGTTGGCCGAGATCATCGACAAGGCCGACCCGCAGGCCGTCAACGCCTTTGGTGATGCCGCCAGGCAGGCGGGCAAGGCCTCGCCCGAAGGTGAGGGCAACTGGGCCAAGTCCAGCTTCGCCGACCTGGTGCAGTACAACGACGGCTTCAAGACCAACCTGATCGGCACCCCTCGGCAGATTGCCGAGCGCATCGTCGCGCTCAAGGCGGTGGGGGTGGACCTGGTGCTGGCGGGCTTCCTGCACTTCCAGGAGGAGGTGGAATATTTCGGCCAGCGCGTATTGCCCCTGGTGCGCGAACTCGAAGCCAAGGCCGCGGCGACCGGCAGCGCCAGGGCGTTACCGGTATAG
- a CDS encoding TSUP family transporter: MPFELSVDLTTLAILAVVAFIAGFIDAIAGGGGLLTTPALLTAGMPPHLVLGTNKLSSTFGSATASFTFYRRKLFHPRQWVHAIVGTLVGALLGAIVAHYLPAEWLNKMLPVIVFACGIYLLFGGTPKAPLDADAPIKKKWQSTQGLALGFYDGVAGPGTGAFWTVSTLLMYPVDLVKASGVARSMNFVSNAAALSVFIFNGSVDWIVGLSMGLSVMVGAFFGARSAISGGAKFIRPVFITVVLGLTVRLAWQHWFSVA; the protein is encoded by the coding sequence ATGCCTTTTGAACTCAGCGTTGACCTCACCACCCTGGCCATTCTGGCCGTGGTTGCCTTTATTGCCGGTTTTATCGACGCCATTGCCGGCGGCGGTGGTTTGCTCACCACCCCGGCCCTGCTCACCGCCGGTATGCCGCCCCATTTGGTACTGGGCACCAATAAACTGAGTTCGACCTTCGGTTCGGCCACCGCCAGTTTTACCTTCTACCGGCGCAAGCTGTTCCATCCGCGCCAGTGGGTCCATGCGATCGTGGGCACCCTGGTCGGCGCGCTGCTGGGGGCCATCGTCGCCCATTACCTGCCCGCCGAATGGCTGAACAAGATGCTGCCGGTGATCGTCTTCGCCTGCGGTATCTATCTGTTGTTTGGCGGTACGCCCAAGGCGCCGCTGGACGCCGATGCGCCGATCAAGAAGAAGTGGCAGTCGACCCAGGGTTTGGCCCTGGGCTTCTACGATGGCGTGGCCGGTCCCGGCACCGGCGCATTCTGGACCGTCAGCACCCTGCTGATGTACCCCGTGGACCTGGTCAAGGCCAGCGGCGTGGCGCGCAGCATGAACTTCGTCAGCAACGCGGCGGCGCTGTCGGTGTTTATCTTCAACGGTTCGGTGGACTGGATTGTCGGCCTGAGCATGGGCCTGTCGGTGATGGTGGGCGCGTTCTTTGGCGCACGCAGTGCCATCAGCGGCGGCGCCAAATTCATTCGCCCGGTGTTTATCACCGTAGTCCTCGGCCTGACCGTGCGCCTAGCCTGGCAGCACTGGTTCAGCGTGGCCTAG
- the nudC gene encoding NAD(+) diphosphatase encodes MTPGWITTTLLDNDAPGGWAVARSREGFLLDDNGPLFPREWLKRQDLSVMAEHGIGHLDGEPVYLLELNSPGDVPGCRWQGLRAFMLQGDHRLYKVLGYAAQIGTWAREHRFCGSCGQAMVQVPRERAMFCQACDLRSYPRISPSMIVLITRGDEILLARSPRFVTGVYSTLAGFAEPGESAEDCLIREVHEEVQVRVQNIQYVGSQCWPFPHSMMLGFHAEYAGGEIVPQADEIEDAQWFNIHQLPPLPASRSIARYLIDLYVARRLGHAEPVLPG; translated from the coding sequence ATGACCCCAGGCTGGATCACCACAACGCTGCTGGACAACGACGCCCCCGGCGGCTGGGCTGTGGCCCGTAGTCGCGAAGGTTTTTTACTCGATGACAACGGGCCGCTGTTTCCCCGGGAATGGCTCAAGCGCCAGGACCTGTCGGTGATGGCCGAACATGGCATCGGCCATCTGGACGGCGAGCCGGTGTACCTGCTGGAGCTGAACAGCCCTGGCGATGTGCCGGGTTGCCGCTGGCAGGGCCTGCGGGCGTTTATGCTGCAGGGCGATCACCGTCTGTACAAAGTCCTGGGTTATGCCGCGCAAATCGGTACCTGGGCCCGCGAGCACCGCTTTTGCGGCAGTTGCGGCCAGGCGATGGTGCAGGTGCCCCGCGAGCGCGCAATGTTCTGCCAGGCCTGCGACCTGCGCAGTTACCCGCGCATCTCACCGAGCATGATTGTGCTGATCACCCGTGGCGATGAGATTCTGCTGGCGCGTTCGCCGCGTTTCGTCACTGGGGTCTACAGCACCCTGGCCGGGTTTGCCGAGCCTGGGGAATCTGCCGAAGACTGCCTGATCCGCGAAGTGCACGAGGAAGTGCAGGTGCGGGTGCAGAACATCCAGTACGTGGGCAGCCAGTGCTGGCCGTTCCCGCACTCCATGATGCTGGGCTTTCACGCCGAGTATGCCGGTGGCGAAATCGTGCCCCAGGCCGACGAGATTGAAGATGCGCAGTGGTTCAATATCCACCAGTTGCCACCGTTGCCGGCCTCGCGCTCGATTGCCCGCTACCTTATCGACCTGTATGTGGCGCGCCGTCTAGGCCACGCTGAACCAGTGCTGCCAGGCTAG
- a CDS encoding crotonase/enoyl-CoA hydratase family protein, producing MSEYQAFVVELHGNVAHVQINRPEKINAMNAAFWSEIVEIFQWIDDTDAVRAVVLSGAGKHFSSGIDLMMLASVANEFGKDVGRNARLLRRKILQLQASFNAVDNCRKPVLAAIQGYCIGGAIDLISACDMRYAADDAQFSIKEIDIGMAADVGTLQRLPRIIGDGMLRELAYTGRTFGAEEARSIGLVNRTFADHASLLAGVMDLAAQIAAKSPIAVTGTKAMISYMRDHSINDGLEYVATWNAAMLQSNDLRVAIAAHMSKQKPEFVD from the coding sequence ATGTCCGAATACCAAGCCTTTGTCGTCGAACTCCACGGCAACGTCGCCCATGTGCAGATTAATCGCCCGGAAAAGATCAACGCCATGAACGCGGCGTTCTGGAGCGAAATCGTCGAGATTTTCCAATGGATCGACGACACCGACGCTGTACGCGCCGTGGTGTTGAGCGGCGCCGGCAAGCATTTTTCCTCGGGCATCGACCTGATGATGCTGGCCTCGGTGGCCAACGAATTTGGCAAGGACGTGGGACGCAATGCGCGCCTGCTGCGGCGCAAGATCCTGCAACTGCAGGCCTCGTTCAATGCCGTGGATAATTGCCGCAAGCCGGTACTGGCGGCGATCCAGGGCTATTGCATCGGCGGCGCCATCGACCTGATCAGCGCCTGCGACATGCGTTACGCCGCTGACGACGCGCAATTCTCGATCAAGGAAATCGACATCGGTATGGCCGCCGACGTCGGCACCCTGCAACGCCTGCCACGTATCATCGGTGACGGCATGCTGCGCGAACTGGCCTACACCGGGCGCACCTTCGGCGCCGAAGAAGCGCGCAGCATCGGCCTGGTCAACCGCACCTTTGCCGACCACGCCAGCCTACTGGCCGGGGTGATGGACCTTGCCGCGCAAATCGCCGCCAAATCGCCGATTGCCGTCACCGGCACCAAGGCCATGATCAGCTATATGCGTGACCACAGCATCAACGACGGCCTGGAATACGTTGCCACCTGGAACGCTGCTATGTTGCAATCCAACGACCTGCGCGTGGCCATTGCGGCCCATATGAGCAAGCAGAAACCCGAATTCGTGGATTGA